In the genome of Aequorivita sp. H23M31, the window CATCGACCATATTGCCCCGCTTGGGTACGATCATGGGATTGAACGAGGCCTCACGGTCTCTGGGGACGGCAATCTCGGATTCGCCAAAGGAGGTTTTTATTTTCTTCCGGGAGTGCCCGTTGCGCGAGTTGCCTCCATTGGACCTCTGGTGTTTGTCGTAATCTAGGTGGCCGTCGAGCTCACCTTCGAGCATCTTTTCGATCCCACGTTTCTGGATCTGCTTTAAAAAATCGCTGAGCTCCTCGTGGGTCTTGAACTGCTTCAGAAAATCATCTGAAATTAAATCGTCTTTCTTCATAATGTGTAAAAGTTAAAGATTAAAAACTAAATAATAAAATAGCGGGGGCCGGCCCCCGCTATTTTATTATTTACACACTTTATGAGATAGTCCCGCTACACGGTAGCGGCTTCTATCCCTCACGCAGGTATGGCACATATTGAAGATTAGATAAATCTCATTTCCAACCAAAAGTTCATCTTACATATTCTTGATAACCTCAACCTCTCAACTCCTCAACTCCTCAACTTTTAAGTCGATGAGTCGATAAGTCTATGAGTTTAGAAAAATTTCCTCAACTTCTCAACTTCTCAACTTTTTCTTAGTCGATGAGTCTATATGCTTAGAGAAACCTTCTCAACTCCTCAACTCCTCGACTCCTCAACTTTTTCTTAGTCGATGAGTCGATAGGTCGATGAGTTTAGTTCAATTTGAAAATTTCTCCTTCTCAACTCCTCAACTCCTCAACTTTTAAGTCGATGAGTCGATAAGTCTATGAGTTTAGAAAAATTTCCTCAACTTCTCAACTTCTCAACTTTTTCTTAGTCGATGAGTCTATATGCTTAGAGAAACCTTCTCAACTCCTCAACTTTTTCTTAGTCGATGAGTCGATAGGTCGATGAGTTTAGTTCAATTTGAAAATTTCTCCATCTCAACTCCTCAACTCCTCAACTCATAAACTTCTCAACTCCTCAACTTCTCAACTCCTCAACTTTTTCTTAGTCGATGAGTCTATATGCTTAGAGAAACCTTCTCAACTCCTCAACTCCTCGACTCCTCAACTTTTTCTTAGTCGATGAGTCGATAGGTCGATGAGTTTAGTTCAATTTGAAAATTTCTCCATCTCAACTCCTCAACTCCTCAACTCATAAACTTCTCAACTCCTCAACTTCTCAACTCCTCAACTTTTAAGTCGATGAGTCGATAAGTCTATGAGTTTAGAAAAATTTCCTCAACTTCTCAACTTCTCAACTTTTTCTTAGTCGATGAGTCTATATGCTTAGAGAAACCTTCTCAACCCCTCAACTCCTCGACTCCTCAACTTTTTCTTAGTCGATGAGTCGATAGGTCGATGAGTTTAGTTCAATTTGAAAATTTCTCCTTCTCAACTCCTCAACCCCTCAATTCCTCAACTCATAAACTTCTCAACTCCTCAACTTCTCAACTCATAAACTTCTCAACTCCTCAACTCCTCAACTCCTCAACTCCTCAACTCCCCAACTCCCCAACTCCCCAACTCCTCAACTCCTCAGCTCCTCAACCCCTCAACTCCTCAGCTTATAAACTTATAAACATATTTTTTCCATATTGGAATATTTCCATAATTTTGGAACAAATCCAATATGCTTTTAAATACCCATACATATTATAGTCTTCGCTATGGCACTTTCTCTAACCAGAGATTGCTCAGTCTTGCGCAACAATTGGAATATCAAAGTATTGCCCTCACTGATATAAACTCTACTTCCGCCACCTTGGAATTTATGCGAATAGCTCCAAATCACGGAATAAAACCAATTGTGGGCGTGGATTTTAGAAATGGCGCCAAACAGCAGTTTGTGATGCTGGCCAAAAACAATAATGGATTTAAGAATATCAACGATTATCTATCCGATTTTCTTCATCGGCGTGCAGAGGAAGAAGTTGAAATTCCTTCAAGAGCAAAACAACTTTCAGATACGTATGTTATTTATCCTTTTACCTCCTTTGAAGGTGAAACGCTTTTGGAAAACGAATTTCTCGGGGTAAAAATAGAAGACCTTAACCGATTGAAATTTTCATCCTGGAAAAACCGTCAGGAGAAATTGGTTATTATGCATACCGTTTCCTTTCAGAACAAAAAGGATTTCAACACCCATCGCTTGCTCCGTGCCATTGACAACAATACATTGCTCAGCAAATTGCCGACTTCAGAAGAAGGAAGTGAAAAAGATGTATTTATTCCCAAAGAAAAACTTTTGGAAGCTTATAAAGAATTTCCTTCTCTTATTGAAAACACCCAAAACCTGTTGGACAATTGTAAGGTAACTTTTGATTTCTCGAAAGAAACCCCCAACAACCAACGTTCCTATACTGGAAATGAAGGTTTGGATTTCCGGTTGCTGAAAAGATTAGCTTATGCGGGAATTCCCTATCGTTACAAACGACCTGGCGAACGCGTAATGAAACGGATGGAGAAGGAACTAGAAATTATCCGCGAAAAAAAGTTTGTCTCTTATTTTCTTATCAATTGGAAAATTCTGAAATACGCTCGCAACAAAGGGTATTTCTACGTAGGTCGTGGAAGTGGTGCGAATAGCATCATCGCTTATTTGCTTCGGATTACCGATGTGGATCCGGTGGAACTGGATTTGTATTTTGAACGTTTTATCAATTTATATCGTAAAAATCCACCCGATTTCGATATTGATTTCTCTTGGCAAGATCGAGATGATGTCACTGAATTTATTTTCCGAAGATTTAAAAACACTTCCCTTATTGCCGTTTACAACACTTTTAAATATAAAGCTTCCGTTCGCGAACTGGGAAAGGTTTTTGGATTGCCAAAGGAAGAAATCGATAAATTATCTGGTGGAGATTACATTTTTGAAACCTTGGACAAATTGTCACAGTTGGTGGTTATCTATGGAAAATATATTGAAGGATTTCCCAATTATCTGGGCATCCACGCGGGTGGAATCCTGATTTCTGAAAAACCCATCCATTATTATACCGCTACCTATATGCCGCCCAAAGGTTTCGCCACAACCCAATTCGATATGGTGATTGCTGAAGATATCGGACTTTATAAATTCGATATTTTAAGTCAGCGTGGACTGGGAAAAATAAAGGATGGCGTGGAAATAGTGCGTTACAATCACCCCAACCTTCCTCCTATTGATATTCACGATATCAAGCGCTTCAAAAAAGATGAAAAAATAAAAGGTCTCTTGCGAAATGCCGAAGCTATCGGTTGTTTTTATGTGGAATCGCCCGCCATGCGAATGCTGATGCGAAAATTACAGGTGGATGATTACTTGGGTTTGGTGGCTGCCAGTTCGGTTATCCGTCCCGGCGTGGCAAAAAGCGGAATGATGCGCGAATACATTCTCCGTTATCGTTTTCCTGAAAAAAGAAAAGAAGCTCATCCCGTTCTTCTGGATATTATGCCAGAAACCTATGGCGTGATGGTCTATCAGGAAGACGTAATAAAAGTGGCCCACCATTTCGGACAGCTCACTTTAAGCGAAGCCGATATGCTGCGAAGAGGGATGAGCGGAAAATTCCGCTCGCGGGAAGAATTTCAAAAAGTGAAGGATCATTTTTTTGAAAACTGCAAAAACGCAGGCCGTCCAGAAGAATTTACTGCCGACGTGTGGCGACAGATAGAAAGCTTTGCTGGCTATGCCTTTGCCAAAGGGCATTCCGCTTCCTATGCCGTGGAAAGCTATCAAAGTTTGTTTCTAAAAGCCTATTTTCCGTTGGAATATATGGTGGCCACCCTCAACAACGGTGGTGGATTTTACAGTGTAGAACTCTATGTGCACGAAGCACGGATGAAAGGTGGAAATATCCTTGCACCTTGTATCAATCGCAGTCGCGCAGAAACGGTCATCGACGGCAAGGATATCTATATCGGCTTCGGTTTTCTGCAATCTTTGGAAGGCAAGCTCATCCATAAAATAATTACGGAACGTCGCAGAAATGGAGCTTTTGAAAGCTTAAATAATTTTATCGAACGGATTTCCATCGGGATGGAGCAGATTACCATTCTTATAAAAATAAATGCATTTCGTTTCACTGGAAGAAATAAGCGGGAGCTGCTCTGGGAAGCCTATATGAAAATCAACAAAATAAGTTTTGAGGAAAATGTGTACACTTTATTCAAATCGCCCACGGTAAACTATAAGACTCCTTCCCTACCCAACACCAATCTTGAAGATGCTTTTGACGAAATGGAACTGCTGGGATTTCCGCTTTGCAATCCCTTCGATCTGCTCTTGGAACCTTCACATAATCCGTTGCGGGCAGCCCATCTGCATCAATATATCGGAAAACAAGTA includes:
- a CDS encoding DNA polymerase III subunit alpha: MLLNTHTYYSLRYGTFSNQRLLSLAQQLEYQSIALTDINSTSATLEFMRIAPNHGIKPIVGVDFRNGAKQQFVMLAKNNNGFKNINDYLSDFLHRRAEEEVEIPSRAKQLSDTYVIYPFTSFEGETLLENEFLGVKIEDLNRLKFSSWKNRQEKLVIMHTVSFQNKKDFNTHRLLRAIDNNTLLSKLPTSEEGSEKDVFIPKEKLLEAYKEFPSLIENTQNLLDNCKVTFDFSKETPNNQRSYTGNEGLDFRLLKRLAYAGIPYRYKRPGERVMKRMEKELEIIREKKFVSYFLINWKILKYARNKGYFYVGRGSGANSIIAYLLRITDVDPVELDLYFERFINLYRKNPPDFDIDFSWQDRDDVTEFIFRRFKNTSLIAVYNTFKYKASVRELGKVFGLPKEEIDKLSGGDYIFETLDKLSQLVVIYGKYIEGFPNYLGIHAGGILISEKPIHYYTATYMPPKGFATTQFDMVIAEDIGLYKFDILSQRGLGKIKDGVEIVRYNHPNLPPIDIHDIKRFKKDEKIKGLLRNAEAIGCFYVESPAMRMLMRKLQVDDYLGLVAASSVIRPGVAKSGMMREYILRYRFPEKRKEAHPVLLDIMPETYGVMVYQEDVIKVAHHFGQLTLSEADMLRRGMSGKFRSREEFQKVKDHFFENCKNAGRPEEFTADVWRQIESFAGYAFAKGHSASYAVESYQSLFLKAYFPLEYMVATLNNGGGFYSVELYVHEARMKGGNILAPCINRSRAETVIDGKDIYIGFGFLQSLEGKLIHKIITERRRNGAFESLNNFIERISIGMEQITILIKINAFRFTGRNKRELLWEAYMKINKISFEENVYTLFKSPTVNYKTPSLPNTNLEDAFDEMELLGFPLCNPFDLLLEPSHNPLRAAHLHQYIGKQVTVEAYLVTVKRTRTTRGDTMYFGNFLDRDGHFVDTVHFPPVAKQYRFRGKGIYTITGKVVEEFDCITIEVSKMEHLAIIQDPRYAMQSKANEQLAAAKERRRTERQKM